A single window of Nicotiana tomentosiformis chromosome 1, ASM39032v3, whole genome shotgun sequence DNA harbors:
- the LOC104109888 gene encoding uncharacterized protein: MFKNTFQSGFLSILYSLGSKPLQIWDKEVVNGHVKRLPDEDIQSNVLEIVGSNVQQAYITCPADPNATLGIKLPFLVMIVKNVKKYFTFEIQVLDDKNVRRRFRASNYQAVTRVKPYICTMPLRLDEGWNQIQLNLSDLTRRAYGTNYVETLRVQVHANCRLRRIYFSDRLYSEEELPPEFKLYLPMQKS; this comes from the exons ATGTTTAAGAACACGTTCCAATCTGGTTTTCTTTCCATCCTGTACAGCCTCGG GAGCAAGCCTCTGCAGATTTGGGATAAAGAAG TTGTCAATGGGCACGTCAAACGGCTGCCAGATGAAGATATCCAATCCAATGTCCTGGAAATTGTTGGGTCTAATGTCCAGCAAGCATACATAACGTGTCCTGCAGATCCTAATGCGACTCTTGGCATAAAGCTACCCTTCTTAGTCATGATAGTGAAGAATGTGAAGAAGTACTTCACATTTGAAATTCAGGTTTTAGATGATAAAAATGTCCGGAGAAGATTTCGAGCTTCTAATTATCAA GCGGTCACACGAGTGAAACCCTATATTTGCACTATGCCCTTGAGATTGGATGAAGGATGGAATCAAATCCAGTTGAATCTTTCTGATTTGACCAGACGAGCTTATGGAACCAACTACGTCGAAACACTGCGAGTTCAGGTTCATGCAAATTGCAGGCTGAGGAGGATTTACTTTTCTGACCGTCTGTATTCAGAAGAGGAACTCCCACCAGAATTCAAACTTTACCTTCCAATGCAG AAATCTTGA